A window from Streptomyces sp. NBC_00271 encodes these proteins:
- a CDS encoding SbtR family transcriptional regulator, translated as MAIRAALTELTRATDAAPGRLWDQLTGPGWRRTRAASPPRAAAPAVSCGAPRAARTACDLCDATPHLLETLPPEQALRAFLQQLVVHSAASRSTAVALKAGRDLGSPVFARARASMIETIGRLMTAAVAPGAIRADVTPLLFDGLRDTATAPRRSDGVSRQVTPCGRPECGGPCERANGRPHSAPVSASDGRPGSPPKTNRGTRTVPSPPAPFRGLSRARTTRTAGSRRRRPPSDVPQRPRPPRTMCPRRPRPGRIPAAARSARRSDR; from the coding sequence GTGGCGATCCGGGCAGCACTCACTGAGCTGACGCGAGCGACTGACGCTGCGCCCGGCCGACTGTGGGATCAGCTCACGGGGCCAGGTTGGCGGCGGACACGTGCGGCGTCGCCGCCGAGAGCGGCGGCGCCGGCCGTCTCGTGCGGGGCGCCGAGGGCGGCCCGGACCGCCTGTGACCTGTGCGACGCGACGCCGCACCTTCTGGAGACCCTCCCCCCTGAGCAGGCGCTCCGCGCGTTTCTCCAGCAGCTGGTGGTGCACTCCGCGGCGAGCCGGAGCACGGCCGTCGCCCTGAAGGCGGGCAGGGACCTCGGATCGCCGGTGTTCGCCCGGGCCCGTGCCTCCATGATCGAGACGATCGGTCGGCTCATGACCGCCGCGGTCGCACCCGGCGCGATCCGCGCGGACGTCACCCCGCTCCTGTTCGACGGCCTCCGCGACACCGCCACCGCCCCGCGCCGCTCGGACGGGGTCTCCCGCCAAGTCACCCCCTGTGGGCGACCTGAGTGCGGCGGGCCTTGCGAGCGAGCGAACGGCCGCCCCCACTCGGCCCCCGTCAGCGCCTCGGACGGCCGGCCGGGCAGTCCGCCGAAGACCAACAGGGGGACGCGCACGGTCCCGAGTCCACCGGCCCCGTTCCGGGGACTATCGCGCGCTCGCACCACCCGCACAGCAGGCTCGCGTCGGCGCCGACCGCCTTCAGACGTCCCACAGCGTCCACGGCCGCCCCGAACCATGTGTCCTCGACGACCACGACCGGGACGGATTCCAGCAGCCGCGCGCTCCGCCAGGCGCTCAGACCGGTGA
- a CDS encoding LacI family DNA-binding transcriptional regulator, with translation MTVAPGSRSAGPAKLADVAALAGVSVGTASKALNGGGRMRPETRQRVLDAVDALGFRPNQHAQSLHTGRSWTVGLMTTDGIGRFSTPVLLGAEDALGAGKISVLLCDTRGDAIREQHHLRNLMDRRVDGIIVTGRRTDPRPPLDGIEAVPIVYALSPSTDPADTSVVSDDRGGAVLAVEHLLAAGRTRIAHITGPEHHAAARDRARHAVEHLERASLGLSTGRVHHGEWSEAWGRRAADTVLRTAPDTDAFFCGNDQIARGVADALRERGVDVPGDIAVVGYDNWDTMALASRPPLTTIDMDLTEIGRIAALRLLEAIDADPAPGVHTVPCRLIVRESS, from the coding sequence GTGACCGTTGCTCCAGGTTCCCGCTCCGCCGGCCCGGCGAAGCTCGCCGACGTCGCCGCGCTCGCGGGCGTCAGCGTGGGTACGGCGTCGAAGGCGCTGAACGGCGGCGGGCGGATGCGTCCCGAGACCCGCCAGCGGGTCCTTGACGCCGTCGACGCACTCGGGTTCCGGCCCAACCAGCACGCGCAGAGCCTGCACACCGGGCGGAGCTGGACGGTCGGGCTGATGACGACCGACGGCATCGGCCGCTTCAGCACCCCCGTACTGCTCGGCGCCGAGGACGCGCTCGGAGCCGGCAAGATCTCCGTCCTGCTGTGCGACACCCGCGGCGACGCGATCCGGGAACAGCACCACCTGCGCAACCTGATGGACCGCCGGGTGGACGGCATCATCGTCACCGGCCGCCGTACGGACCCCCGTCCGCCCCTGGACGGCATCGAGGCCGTCCCCATCGTCTACGCGCTCTCGCCGTCCACCGACCCGGCCGACACCTCGGTGGTCTCCGACGACCGGGGCGGGGCCGTACTGGCCGTCGAGCACCTGCTGGCCGCGGGCCGCACGCGCATCGCTCACATCACCGGCCCGGAACACCACGCGGCCGCCCGCGACCGGGCCCGGCACGCGGTCGAGCACCTGGAGCGGGCCTCCCTCGGACTCTCGACGGGACGGGTGCACCACGGGGAGTGGAGCGAGGCGTGGGGGCGCCGCGCCGCCGACACGGTCCTGCGCACGGCACCGGACACGGACGCCTTCTTCTGCGGCAACGACCAGATCGCCCGGGGCGTGGCGGACGCACTGCGCGAGCGGGGCGTCGACGTGCCCGGTGACATCGCGGTCGTCGGCTACGACAACTGGGACACCATGGCCCTGGCCAGCAGGCCGCCCCTCACGACGATCGACATGGACCTCACCGAGATCGGCCGGATCGCCGCCCTGCGACTCCTCGAAGCCATCGACGCCGACCCGGCACCGGGGGTGCACACCGTCCCGTGCCGACTGATCGTCCGCGAGTCCAGCTGA
- a CDS encoding glycoside hydrolase family 127 protein, giving the protein MPRTDSALPSPTDVSASTEQGAAPVGPVRLGPDAPAALRPAAAEVRTGFWHARREVNAHTSIPQGPALLESAGNLHNLRLAAGTAQGEFRGGYPFVDTDVYKWLEAASWRLARSGPPADGEETSPDLRQLAAEVERIIALVADAQQSDGYLNTWFQVRMNGERYQDLRWGHELYCAGHLIQAAVAHHRATGRDELLVVARRFADHLDSVFGLPGSGRPIDGVDGHPEVETALVELYRETGERRYLELAGYFVDRYGHGLLGGEAYCQDRVPLREAVTVEGHAVRQLYLLAGATDVATETGDAELRSAAERLWRAMTTTKTHLTGGLGAHHDEEDFGDPFELPNERAYCETCAAIASIQWSWRMALLTGEARYSDLIERTLYNGFLAGVSLDGESWLYVNPLQVRDGHTDPGGDQSARRTRWFRCACCPPNVMRLLAGLEHYLSSTDAEGQGLQIHQYVTGRYRGDLDGTPVTVSAETDYPWHGAVSLTVEEAPRERPWTLSLRIPQWCHEYRVRCGDRTYDQADAPVTDGWLRLERIWAPGDRIVVELGLEPRLTAADPRVDAVRGCVAIERGPLVYCLEQVDHPGGGLDDVVIDTARPLTVRQRPDLLGGVTTVVATGRRRTVPDTGWWPYRSADADPAIAPSGESVELTAIPYYAWANRQDGSMRVWLPTS; this is encoded by the coding sequence ATGCCCCGCACAGACTCCGCCCTGCCCTCCCCCACCGACGTCTCGGCTTCCACCGAACAGGGCGCCGCCCCCGTGGGCCCGGTCCGGCTCGGCCCGGACGCCCCCGCCGCACTGCGCCCCGCCGCCGCGGAGGTGCGCACCGGCTTCTGGCACGCCCGCCGCGAGGTCAACGCGCACACCTCGATCCCGCAGGGCCCCGCTCTGCTGGAGTCCGCGGGAAACCTGCACAACCTGCGCCTGGCGGCCGGCACGGCCCAGGGCGAGTTCCGGGGCGGTTACCCCTTCGTCGACACCGACGTCTACAAGTGGCTGGAGGCCGCCTCCTGGCGGCTCGCCCGCAGCGGGCCGCCGGCCGACGGCGAGGAGACCAGCCCCGACCTGCGCCAGCTCGCCGCCGAAGTCGAGCGGATCATCGCCCTGGTCGCCGACGCCCAGCAGTCCGACGGCTACCTCAACACCTGGTTCCAGGTCCGCATGAACGGTGAGCGCTACCAGGACCTGCGCTGGGGACACGAGCTGTACTGCGCGGGCCATCTGATCCAGGCGGCGGTGGCTCATCACCGTGCGACCGGTCGCGACGAACTCCTCGTCGTGGCACGACGGTTCGCCGACCACCTCGACTCCGTCTTCGGCCTTCCCGGCAGCGGCAGGCCGATCGACGGCGTCGACGGCCATCCGGAGGTGGAGACCGCCCTGGTCGAGCTGTACCGGGAGACCGGCGAGCGACGCTATCTGGAGCTCGCCGGCTACTTCGTCGACCGTTACGGCCACGGCCTGCTCGGCGGCGAGGCGTACTGCCAGGACCGCGTGCCGTTGCGCGAGGCGGTCACCGTAGAAGGGCACGCCGTGCGCCAGTTGTATCTGCTGGCCGGTGCGACGGACGTGGCCACCGAGACGGGCGACGCCGAACTGCGCTCCGCCGCCGAGCGGTTGTGGCGGGCGATGACCACGACCAAAACCCATCTGACCGGTGGTCTCGGCGCGCACCACGACGAGGAGGACTTCGGCGACCCGTTCGAGCTGCCCAACGAACGCGCCTACTGCGAGACCTGCGCCGCCATCGCCTCGATCCAGTGGAGCTGGCGCATGGCTCTGCTCACCGGCGAGGCCCGCTACAGCGACCTGATCGAGCGCACCCTCTACAACGGGTTCCTCGCCGGTGTCTCGCTGGACGGCGAAAGCTGGCTGTACGTCAATCCGCTCCAGGTCCGCGACGGCCACACGGACCCCGGTGGCGACCAGTCGGCCCGCCGTACCCGCTGGTTCCGCTGCGCCTGCTGCCCCCCGAACGTGATGCGGCTGCTGGCCGGGCTCGAGCACTACCTCTCCTCGACCGACGCCGAGGGGCAGGGCCTGCAGATCCACCAGTACGTCACCGGCCGCTACCGCGGTGACCTCGACGGCACGCCCGTCACCGTGTCCGCCGAGACCGACTACCCCTGGCACGGCGCGGTGTCCCTGACCGTCGAGGAGGCCCCGCGGGAGCGGCCCTGGACACTGTCTCTGCGCATCCCTCAGTGGTGCCACGAGTACCGCGTGCGGTGTGGCGACCGGACGTACGACCAGGCCGACGCCCCCGTCACCGACGGTTGGCTGCGCCTGGAGCGCATCTGGGCGCCGGGCGACCGGATCGTCGTCGAACTCGGCCTGGAGCCCCGCCTCACCGCGGCCGACCCGCGGGTGGACGCGGTCCGCGGCTGTGTGGCGATCGAGCGGGGCCCGCTCGTGTACTGCCTGGAGCAGGTGGACCACCCCGGGGGCGGTCTGGACGACGTCGTCATCGACACCGCGCGGCCGCTCACCGTGCGGCAGCGGCCCGATCTGCTCGGCGGTGTCACCACCGTCGTCGCCACGGGCCGTCGCCGCACGGTCCCGGACACCGGCTGGTGGCCCTACCGGTCCGCCGACGCCGACCCGGCCATCGCGCCCTCGGGCGAGTCCGTCGAGCTCACCGCGATCCCCTACTACGCCTGGGCCAACCGGCAGGACGGCAGCATGCGCGTCTGGCTGCCCACCTCCTGA
- a CDS encoding sugar ABC transporter substrate-binding protein: protein MRNTRRTLLAACVAVGTLASVTACGGGGSGSSDSTGKSATYAFWDPYPQFDASSDWGKRVAQCGTSAGVKIKRTGYDTTDLGNKALLAAQQGNAPDVMLVDNPVVSTLVEAGILNKTNDLGLDTSAIQKNIIGAGTIDGASYGVPIGANTLALYYNKKILTAAHVDPASVKDWASLTAALKKVESAGKKGITFSAIGTEEGSFQFLPWFWGAGGDLTHLDSPKSAAALSLWKQWVDEGLAPKDVLNNTQTTSWQEFATGDYAFAENGTWQLANAEKAGFPYGVVSIPGRNGGSAPVPTGGEFVTVPVQQDTARYDISKKIVTCLTSSESLLASDTALTYVAPTAAVQAQQVEANPKLKPWVAAVAAARGRTSGGLGTKYPTISQPMWTAVQAALSGGKSPEAALDAAQTAAGKSKG, encoded by the coding sequence ATGCGAAACACCCGCAGAACTCTCCTCGCCGCCTGTGTCGCCGTCGGCACCCTCGCCTCCGTCACGGCCTGCGGGGGCGGCGGTTCGGGTTCCTCCGACTCCACCGGCAAGTCGGCGACGTACGCCTTCTGGGACCCGTACCCGCAGTTCGACGCCTCCTCGGACTGGGGCAAGCGTGTCGCCCAGTGCGGTACCTCGGCGGGCGTCAAGATCAAGCGCACCGGCTACGACACCACTGACCTGGGCAACAAGGCGCTGCTGGCCGCCCAGCAGGGCAACGCGCCCGACGTGATGCTCGTGGACAATCCGGTCGTCTCCACGCTGGTCGAGGCGGGGATCCTCAACAAGACCAACGACCTCGGTCTGGACACGTCCGCGATCCAGAAGAACATCATCGGCGCGGGCACCATCGACGGCGCTTCTTACGGTGTACCGATCGGCGCCAACACGCTCGCCCTCTACTACAACAAGAAGATCCTGACGGCCGCCCACGTCGACCCCGCCTCCGTCAAGGACTGGGCGTCGCTCACGGCCGCCCTGAAGAAGGTCGAGTCGGCCGGGAAGAAGGGCATCACCTTCTCGGCGATCGGCACGGAGGAGGGCAGCTTCCAGTTCCTGCCGTGGTTCTGGGGCGCGGGCGGCGACCTCACCCACCTCGACTCGCCGAAGAGCGCGGCCGCGCTGTCGCTGTGGAAGCAGTGGGTCGACGAGGGGCTCGCGCCCAAGGACGTCTTGAACAACACCCAGACCACCAGCTGGCAGGAGTTCGCCACCGGCGACTACGCCTTCGCGGAGAACGGCACCTGGCAGCTCGCCAACGCGGAGAAGGCCGGATTCCCGTACGGGGTCGTCAGCATCCCCGGGCGGAACGGCGGTTCGGCGCCGGTGCCGACCGGCGGCGAGTTCGTCACCGTACCCGTGCAGCAGGACACCGCGCGCTACGACATCAGCAAGAAGATCGTCACCTGTCTGACCAGCTCGGAGAGCCTGCTGGCCAGCGACACCGCCCTGACGTACGTCGCGCCCACCGCGGCGGTCCAGGCCCAGCAGGTCGAGGCGAACCCGAAGCTCAAGCCGTGGGTGGCGGCCGTGGCCGCCGCGCGGGGCCGTACCAGCGGTGGTCTCGGCACGAAGTACCCCACCATCTCGCAGCCGATGTGGACGGCCGTACAGGCGGCCCTGTCCGGTGGCAAGAGCCCCGAGGCAGCTCTCGACGCCGCGCAGACGGCGGCCGGCAAGAGCAAGGGCTGA